In Dasypus novemcinctus isolate mDasNov1 chromosome 23, mDasNov1.1.hap2, whole genome shotgun sequence, the following proteins share a genomic window:
- the LOC101434861 gene encoding serine protease 33, with the protein SSAFSASLQLLPGPGSRQVRNLSRPIQAPDSSPILALCPHPPHPQFPSCPAPSPHPYPLTACGQPRVSHRIVGGRDAQDGEWPWQASIQHLGEHVCGGSLIAPQWVLTAAHCFPRWAPSAVGACEGRPFPSLGPPHEERGNSAARGKVGAERAVPGQGWRVRLGARSRGPEGRGKERPRLSRRRALPAEYRVRLGALRLGPASRRALTVPVRRLLLPPDYSEDGDRGDLALLQLRRPVPLGTRVQPVCLPAPGSRPPPGAPCWVTGWGSVHPGVPLPEWRPLQGVRVPLVDWRACDRLYHVGTDVPRAERVVLPGNLCAGYIDGRKDACQGDSGGPLTCLESGRWVLVGVVSWGKGCGLPNRPGVYTSVATYSPWIRSRLSL; encoded by the exons TCCAGCGCCttctctgcttccctccagtTGCTGCCGGGTCCCGGGAGTCGGCAGGTAAGAAACCTGAGTCGGCCCATCCAGGCGCCAGACTCTTCCCCCATCTTGGCCCTTTGCCCTCACCCACCACATCCCCAGTTCCCCAGCTGTCCAGCACCCTCGCCCCATCCTTATCCTCTCACAGCCTGCGGGCAGCCGCGCGTGTCCCATCGGATCGTGGGGGGCCGGGACGCTCAGGATGGAGAATGGCCGTGGCAGGCGAGCATCCAGCACCTCGGGGAGCACGTGTGCGGGGGCTCGCTCATCGCCCCCCAGTGGGTGTTGACGGCGGCGCACTGCTTCCCCAGGTGGGCGCCCTCGGCCGTCGGGGCCTGCGAAGGGCGCCCCTTTCCCTCCCTGGGGCCGCCACACGAGGAGCGCGGGAATAGCGCGGCCCGCGGGAAAGTGGGCGCCGAGCGGGCTGTGCCTGGCCAGGGGTGGAGGGTGAGGCTGGGAGCCCGATCGAGGGGCCCAGAGGGGCGCGGTAAGGAGCGCCCGCGCCTCTCACGCAGGCGGGCGCTGCCGGCGGAGTACCGTGTGCGCCTCGGGGCGCTCCGCCTGGGCCCGGCCTCGCGGCGCGCGCTCACTGTGCCCGTACGGCGGCTGCTGCTGCCCCCGGACTACTCCGAGGACGGGGACCGCGGCGACCTGGCGCTGCTGCAGCTGCGGCGCCCGGTGCCCCTGGGGACCCGCGTCCAGCCCGTCTGCCTGCCCGCGCCCGGCTCCCGCCCGCCACCGGGTGCACCGTGCTGGGTCACCGGCTGGGGCAGCGTCCACCCTGGAG TGCCACTCCCGGAGTGGCGACCCCTGCAGGGAGTGCGGGTGCCGCTGGTGGATTGGCGCGCCTGTGACCGCCTCTACCACGTGGGCACTGATGTGCCGCGCGCCGAGCGCGTAGTGCTGCCGGGAAACCTGTGCGCCGGCTACATCGACGGCCGTAAGGACGCCTGCCAG GGTGACTCTGGGGGACCCCTGACCTGCCTGGAGTCTGGGCGCTGGGTCCTGGTGGGTGTGGTGAGCTGGGGCAAGGGCTGCGGCCTGCCCAACCGCCCAGGTGTCTACACCAGTGTGGCCACTTACAGCCCCTGGATTCGGTCCCGCCTCAGCCTCTGA